From Elephas maximus indicus isolate mEleMax1 chromosome 1, mEleMax1 primary haplotype, whole genome shotgun sequence, a single genomic window includes:
- the LOC126082014 gene encoding glutathione S-transferase alpha-4-like: protein MTAKPKLYYFCGRGRMESIRWLLAAAGVEFEEEFLEKREQYEKLEKDGCLLFGQVPLVEMDGMMLTQTRAILSYLAAKYNLYGKDLKERVRIDMYVDGTLDLMLMIMLAPFKPPKEKEENFALIMKKAKTRYLPAFEKILKDHREDFLVGNKFSWADVQLLEAILMLEELNASVLSDFPLLKAFKTRISNIPTIKKFLQPGSQRKLHPDQHYVDVVRHILQF, encoded by the exons ATGACAGCCAAACCCAAGCTCTACTACTTTTGTGGCAGGGGCAGGATGGAGTCTATCCGGTGGCTGCTGGCTGCAGCTGGAGTGGAG TTTGAAGAAGAATTTCTTGAAAAAAGAGAACAATATGAAAAGCTGGAGAAGG ATGGATGCCTGCTTTTTGGCCAAGTACCTTTGGTTGAAATGGATGGAATGATGCTAACACAGACTAGAGCCATCCTCAGCTACCTGGCTGCCAAGTACAACTTGTATGGGAAGGACCTGAAGGAGAGAGTCAG GATTGATATGTATGTTGACGGCACCCTGGACCTGATGCTAATGATCATGCTGGCTCCATTCAAACCCCctaaggaaaaggaggagaattTTGCCTtaatcatgaagaaagcaaaaacccgTTACTTACCAGCCTTTGAAAAG atTTTGAAAGACCATAGGGAGGATTTTCTTGTTGGCAACAAATTCAGTTGGGCAGACGTGCAGCTGTTAGAAGCCATTTTAATGTTGGAAGAACTCAATGCCTCTGTTCTTTCTGACTTCCCTCTGCTAAAG GCATTTAAAACAAGAATCAGTAACATCCCTACAATTAAGAAGTTCCTGCAGCCTGGGAGTCAGAGGAAGCTGCACCCTGATCAGCATTATGTTGATGTTGTCAGACACATTTTGCAGTTCTAA